From one Bacteroidota bacterium genomic stretch:
- a CDS encoding MoaD/ThiS family protein codes for MLKLVKRLSPIVIVSILSFGLTGCTFIFQKTRRADIERISKLKNKYHFRLSTGLLKVAVNDEFKAWDTPLNSGDRIVFIPPVAGG; via the coding sequence ATGTTGAAATTAGTCAAGCGATTATCCCCAATAGTTATAGTGAGTATTTTAAGTTTTGGGTTAACCGGCTGCACTTTTATATTCCAGAAAACTCGGCGGGCAGATATTGAAAGGATTTCAAAATTAAAAAATAAATATCACTTTCGACTTTCCACGGGTTTATTAAAAGTAGCGGTCAATGATGAATTCAAAGCTTGGGACACACCTTTAAACTCCGGAGATCGGATTGTTTTTATTCCACCAGTGGCTGGAGGATGA